In Silurus meridionalis isolate SWU-2019-XX chromosome 28, ASM1480568v1, whole genome shotgun sequence, the genomic window ATACAATAAACAGTGTTTAATATCAGTGATAATACTTTTAGCTTTCTGctctcttccacatacatgaacTCACAGACACTCATGATTGGCTCctgttgctgtgattgacaggagagAAATATTACCCCTCCCACCCAGAGGCTTAGTGtagaacatcacttcctgtttgttcattagagctgaaatatttttataaatataaatattataaaagttaTTCTTGTGATTATCACCTGAAAACAGACTGATTGCAAATAAAGGTGAACAttaatgtccattgtgaaaagtgttttacaaataaaaacgaatGATTCATTAATGTATGCGTGGAATTAATGTAATTTGAATAAAACTGTGTAATATGGTTTATAATGTGAGTAGAAAGTTCTGGAATTAAAAGCTCTATTGGCTGAGATCAAGTCCTGTGAACATGTGATTTGGACACGCCCCCTCATGCCACATGTCCTGACCCTTCTCctgattaatgaataaaaacatgagCTTCATTAGCATGTTTGCATCTGATTCGCTAGATTACTTGATGATGCAGGTTTGTGGTGCTGGATCAAAAGTGGTCTTGGAGATTAGTGGAGATACGATAAGTCAGCAGATTCAGACCCGGAGATCAGACCTGATAAACTGTGGCTCTGAGGGAATCTGCATTTTCCAGTCCTGTCTCCTGGAACTTCTGCTCCAGAACCTTTAATGTTCCCAGATATCTTGGTTCGGCATTGAACGATGGGGTGTTTCTGGACTTCCTGGAGCTTCCTGGTCGAGACACTGCAGATCTGTAATCCAACAGATGTGGATGTAGAAGATAGCACTGAGCATTTCATCACACTGTGATAAGAACTGCTGATGAAACTGACCTGGAGGTTCCAGGAGAGACTTCAAAAGTGAGCTagatgaaaaacacaaacacacaacttaCACTTAATAACatttctattattaatattaatattattattattattattattattattatatcaggAATTTAACTGAAAAACACCTGATGTTCCTGATGTTCCTCATGTTCTGTGACTGAGAAATctgcattcataaaaaaaataaaataatctataaaCCACATCCTACAGCAGATGTGCTCCTCTGTCAGGAGAATAATGAATCAATGTGTGTATTACCTGAGCTTTCAGCGCCCTCTAGTGACCTGGAGTGTGTGTTCACCATCACAGACACATCGTTCTGCACAGGAGCGGCACGCACaatttacaacacacacacagttcactgttagtgtgtgtgtgtgtgtgtgtgtgtgtctgtcacacTCAGCGACTGTACATGAGCTCTACCTGTACTTCTTGTTCTCACCTGTCTGCCATCAATCCCAGAATCCTCTGCGGTCTGAGAGGACATGGAGGGGGACGTGAAGGTGGACGTGAAGGTGGACGTAGAGGTGAAGGTGGACATGGAGGTGCAGGGTTTGGACACAGAAGATGGAGCAGCTATCCTGGATGGGGTTTGTGTTTGTCCATCATTTTCATCTCGTCCACTGACAGCAGTGGGAGGAGCTCTCTGCCGTGGTGCAggtgtagggggcgtggcctcaagCCCACCTGTACACAGCAAAATAACATcaacacatctgtgtgtgtgtgtgtgtgtgtgtgtgtgtgtgttagaatggAAGTGGAGTTTTCTGTGAGAATCAGGTTCCAGTAAATtagactttaataaaaaataacagtgCAGTGTGTCCAAAAGTGTTGGCACCCGTACgtaaaatgagtgtgtgttaaaccTCACACTGCTTTCACCTCACACACCATTCACAGGAGTGTGGTGGTCACTGGTGATGTTCTGCATCTGGACTGTTGATGATTTATGACAGTTTGGTCTCCTGAGGAGGTGAGAACTTACTCTCAGAGATGGACTCCCTTTGGCTGTTCTCTGAATACAGAGGTAAGGGTGATTCTGATTGACTCCTTCTGCAGGTAggggattctgattggctgttctGTGGTGCAGGTGAGTCAGAGTGTGAGTCCTGCTGACTTCTGTCTCGACTCTGAACTTCATTCACACTTTGGTGAGAAAATAAAGATCTGTCCGATCTGAGGGTGTCTGATCTGAGAGTGTTAGCGTTCCTCTGGCTCTTCAGGAAGGAGACTTTTTTGGGTTTGatgttctcctcctcctcctcatctgaCAGTTTAAAATCATTGATGGAGGTTTTTGTTCTTGAGGCTTTGAACAGGTCGCGTTTATTCCTCCTGGTCTTCAGCAGCTCTTTCAGGACATCTGCAGAGAAACAATGATTCCTGATCAGGAAGAAAAGTCTGATTTGTCTTACAGCTTGTGGAATAAACAAACCGATGGATCTTATTTCATCATTTCTACTGAAAGACCAAAGTGTGTGAATaactcaccatcatcatcaccatcatcatcatcatcatcatcatcattaaagaTATTAAAGTTCAGATATGAGGCTCTGTTCCTGACAGCTCTCTTAGAAACTGCTGCCTCCAACTCAtcctgcaataataataataataataataacaataatagtaataatgataataataataataataatattgttaataataataataataataataataataataataaacataatgttagtaataataataatacataaaaatgttaataatattatttaacaataataacaatggtaataaaaaaaaaaataataataataaagaaataatgttaataataataataaaaaaataaaaaaaataaaataataatgttaataataaatacaaaatgttaataataataataataataataataataataataataataataataacgcaGGCTGTTGAGTGGATGATGTTCTGTGTTCTAATGGTCCAGGGTTAGAAGGTGTTATTGATGGAGACTCTAAAGTTCTTTGTAGGTTCTCTGTATAATGGAGCGTCTACTAAATGATGTCGATGTGAAGGTCCTAAAGAAGATCAGTAAGTGTAGAAATTTCTCACCTGGAAAGTGGTTCTTTTGGAGGTTTTAGGACTTTTGGTGAAGGCCAGAGTAGAGCAGAACTCCTCCTGAGCCATGCTGCAGCTCTGAATCTCACAGTGAGATTACAGTCTCTATAAATCTCAGTAAAGATCATAAGATACGCTCTGAGGAACATCACACATCCATCTCTGTTTTTCCATAACATTCACTTCAGTTCTTTCCGCTTCTTCATCATTCAGTTCCCAGATAAACATCTCGCCCTCATCACACAACCTCTCTGTTTACACACGTTACCATGAGACCAGTGCGCGAGGAGCAGGAAGTGATGAACCAGAATCCGGTTATACGTCATCAATATGGAAATGACTACAGCTAACCAGCAGGTGGCGCCAAAATCACGAACTCTGTGATCTATATTCAtgtagaattcttttttttttttttttttttttaaactctttaAAATCATTACAACATCGTACTGCGATCACATTACACACATAACCTGTATAATCACCAAAATCTACAACCTGCTTCATAAACATCTAAACTGAAGGAGACAACATCTCACATTGCACTGGTGGTGGAGCAGTAATGAAACGGTGATGAAGCAGTGATGAGTGAGGATTTGGTGGTGGAGCAGTAATGAAATGGTGATGAAGCAGTGATGAGTGAGGTGGTGGAGCAGTAATGAAATGGTGATGAAGCAGTGATGAGTGAGGTGGTGGAGCAGTAATGAAATGGTGATGAagcagtgatgagtgatggtttGGTGGTGGAGCAGTAATGAAATGGTGATGAagcagtgatgagtgatggtttGGTGGTGGAGCAGTAATGAAATGGTGATGAAGCAGTGATGAGTGAGGTGGTGGAGCAGTAacgtttgtagaattcgagttagttatattgagtttgtaatcttgcgtaccagtgtagatttattcattactagagatttaaagcacgtttgtacgtcgctctggataagggcgtctgctaaatgccgcaaatgtaaatgtaaatgtaatgaaatggTGATGAAGCAGTGATGAAGCATTGATGAGTGAGGGTTTGGTGGTGGAGCAGTAATGAAATGGTGATGAAGCAGTGATGTGTGAGGGTTTGCTGGTGGAGCAGTAATGAAATGGTGATGAAGCAGTGATGAAGCAGTGATGAGTGAGGATTTGCTGGTGGAGCAGTAATGAAACGGTGATGAAGCAGTGATGAGTCAGTGGTGTTTGACTGAATAATGATTTGTGTACAGTCTCAGTGTGGGAAAGAATGTTTGTGGAGCAGCTGATAAAACTCCACTTTGCTGTAATGTTAGTGTCTAAAAGAAAGCAGAGactctaaaaataaatagaacctTTACATGAGTCATCGTTTACACACTGCAGGCagagagatttatttattactccACACTTTCACACCATTTCTCTCTACatcttttatactttatatgtaagtgtgtgtgtgtgtgtgtgtgtgtgtgtgtgtgtgtgtgtgtgtgtgtgtgtgtgtttatttacttaacttatttatttttaaatcaaatctcATTATTTCTAAAATCTTTTCTTCCAGTCTGCACAGGCTGCACAGGGGATTATATGTGGCATTATGGAGTATTGAAGCTGTTAaatgattcacacacacacacacacacacacacacacacacacacacacacacacacacacacacacacacacacacacattgtggaGCTTCAGGGGGTATTACAGGGGTCCAGGGGGTATTGTGGAGGTTTCAGGGGGAATTGTGGGGTTTATGGGTATTGTGGTTTGTTCAGGGGGTATTGTAGGGGTTTGATGTACCTTGACGTGGTTTGGGGGTACTGTATTGTGGTGAGTTTAGGGGGTATTGTAGGGGTTTGAGGGAACTTGGCAAGAGTTTGAGCGTATTGTATTGTCATGAGTTTAGGGGGTATTATACTGGTTTAGGGGACTTGACAGGGTTTGGGGAACTGTGTTGTGGTTAGTTTAAGGGGTATTGTGGGGTTTGGGGAACTTTACAGGGTTTGGGGAAACTGTGTGTGGTGAGTTTAGCGAGTATTGTGGGGTTTGGGGAACTTAACAGGGTTTGGGGTACTGTATTGTGGTGAGTTTAAGGGGTATTGTGGGGTTTGGGGAACTTGATGTCATTTGGGAGTACTGTATTGTGGTGCATTTAGGGGTATTGTAGGGGTTTGGGGAACTTGACAAGGTTTGGGGAACTTGACAGGGTTTGGGGTACTGTATTGTGGTGAGTTTTAGGAGGTATTGTGGGGTTTGGGGAAATTGACGTCGTTTGGGAGTACTGTATTGTGGTGCGTTTAGGGGTATTGTAGGGGTTTGGGGAACTTGACAAGAGTTTGAGCGTATTGTATTGTCATGAGTTTAGGGGTATTGTACTGGTTCGGAGGGACTTGACAGGGTTTGGGGAACTGTTTTGTGGTGAGTTTAAGGGGTATTGTGGGGTTTGGGGAACTTGACAGGGTTTGGGGTACTGTATTGTGGTGAGTTTAAGGAGGTATTGTGGGGTTGGGGGAAATTGACAGGGTTTGGGGTACTGTATTGTGGTGAGTTTAAGGGGGTATTGTGGGGGTTTGGGGATATTGTGAGGGTCAGTAAAGAGAGTGTTGGGAGCGATGGGAGAATTTTGAATGAACGTTGAATGAAGGTTGGATGATGATGTAGGTGGGTGGAGAGTTGTAATGGCCcagtgtcagtgtgatggaTGTGGTTTATGCAGAATGTTCCTGTGAGCTGCTGATAATCTCAGAAAACCCGAAACACTCCGACTGTCCTGCTGAAAAAAGAGGCTCTTTAAAGCGTGGGTTTGTTTAAGTTATGAGCTGGGAGAAGCCTAAAGCCTGTCTCTGCTTTATATCACACAGGGGAAACGGGGGGAAGGGGGGGCAATGAACCTCAGAGATGTTCTTCATCATCGAAATATAAAACCTctgataattataatattgtCCTGAAGATGAAGTGAGAGCAAAAGAGAAATAACAGACACGTGCAGCGATTACagggaacaaacacacacacacacacacacacacacacacacacacacacacacacacacacatgcagtattaTGAGGAATCTCAGACGTCAGAATTTTTATACTCAGTTGATCGAATCTTTATCACTACGACGCTTTATTTACTCTCAGGCTCTTTAAAACGTGTCATCCTTTTCGTAAGCCTCCATTTTCTCATAGTCACCAAAACATCATTTTTAACTTGATCCGCTTCGGAGAgcgtttttaaaaagctacgTTTTCGTCGACTAAAAACgccgtctcagtgtggacggaaggaagaaacggagagaaaaatagccattttcaaacaaaaatgtattagtgtggacatggcctgagtgtgtgtgtacgtaataatgtaaatatgtgtgtatttactgATTTCTGCATCCTGATGATACCGGTACTCAGGTGTCTGCTGggtaatgtgtgtttttgacaCGTGGGGTTCATTGATGTCACGTGTTGACGTCTTGCCGTTCCTGAAAGCGCTGATTCTCAGTGAGCGGAGTCTCAGTGCCATCAGTGAAGATGATCTGAAATCTTCAACACAGAAAAACCTTTTCTAAAGTGCTGCTCAGGACCATATGGTGCCACTGATTAACACCTGGCTTAGTCCACACTCCGTGTCTGCGCTCTCATGACTCCCAGGGTTCTGTTTGGGTTTGGAGGTGCTGTTAAAGAAACCCCGCCCATACCACCATGTAAACATCACTCTGAGGACCAGACTATAAAAGGCATGGCGTGGGAAACCTGCTCACTGTTTACCTTTTAAGAGCTGAGACTGGGCATGGACCATCGTCTTCCTGtaaacatatatatgtatgtgtgtgtgcgtgtgtgtgtgcatgtgtgtgtgtttgtgtgtgtgtgtgtgtgtgtgtgtgtataccaggTTACTGAGATGATAAATTCTAGCATGGCAGAGTGCTTTCACTATAATACtcagcactggagtgtgtgtgcagtggagCAGAGTCTCTCcttacaatttatatatatatataaaataataaaaataattatattatttattttatgatataagtatattattattatattatattatatcaaataataaatgtatattgcgTGTTTATTCAACAGAAACACAGTATAgggttaaaaatatatttaattacctATTTCTcccatattaaaaaaataacacggagaatggacgtgtgtgtgtgtgtgtgtgtgtgtgtgtgtgtgtgtgtgtgtgtgtgtgtgtgtgttttgaggtgAATTTAAATTCCAAGAGCTTCAGTGTGGAAAACGAGGAAACCAGTTGCACAATAAACTCAGAACAACAGAAGAAAGTAAAGAGTGTGTGCATGAGAATGTTTACCTGCAGAGAAGAACCGATAAAACCGAACATTTATGAGGAATGTGTTGGTGGAGGTTTGGGAGACAATGCAGCaggagtacacacacacacaatgattgACTGACAGGTGTGTTAAATGTTCAGGTTCCAGATTCTGCCCTCTCTGATCAGCTGCTGCTTGTATCTGGAGCTGAATGAAAAGTTCACAGAGCTGTAGGTCAGTGTAGATAAGTTCTCCAAACCCAGGTGGTTGTGAGCTCAAATCTCAATAAACCCCCAAACCATCGTCTGAACTTCAACTGAGATCTActgaatgttttaataaataaataaataaataaatagataaataaaatctaataattgtttttattatttaattgtaatactactactactaataataacaataacaacaacaataataataataataataataataattattattattattatctggaCACATTTATGAATGGTGCTGGTGTTGGTGTAGATGTGATCGTCCGCTCTGAGTGACCACCATCACTGtgtgagaggagatggagaACCTTCTGCTCCAGTACCATTGATGATGGAGATCTGTatggatgtgtgagtgtgtgtgtatgtgtgtgtattgatggGTGTATTGATGTAAGTGcatgcgtgtgcatgtgtgtgcatatgtgtgtgcatgtgtgtgtgtgtgtgtgtgtgtgtgtgtgtgtgtgtgtgtgtgtgtgtgtgtgtgtaaggtagACGTCTGACCTCTCAGCAGTAATTACGGAGGGATTTGAGGAGACATTATTGCTGGGACTAAGTTTAATCCCAAGCTGTGAGAAGACAAATTAGACTGTGTGGTAAATGTGTGTTGCTATGGCATTGAGCtgtcgcacacacacacacacacacacacacacacacacacacacacacacacacacacacacacacacatacaacgtGTGTTTTATTGCAGACTGTTTACAATGGAACTATATCAATTTGAAATACAGCACTTTCACTACATATTTATCTTCTCTCCAcctgggggtgtgtgtgtgtgtgtgtgtacaataaaTGATACAAGAAGTGTAAAGTAAGCAGAACTGTGTGAGAGTAGATGtgcagtgtgtggagtgtagAGATAACATTAGAGAGCTTTAAGGAGATAttctctcatcatcatcatcatcatcatcatcaccctaatcatcatcatcattatcatcatcatcatcatcatcatcattatcatcactataaccaccaccatcaccatcatcatcatcatcatcaccaccaccaccaccatcatcgttatcatcttcaccaccaccaccaccactatcatcatcatcatcatcatcatcatcatcaccataatcatcatcaccaccaccaccatcatcatcatcaccaccactaccaccatcatcgctatcatcatcactaccaccatcatcatcactataaccaccaccatcatcatcatcaccatcaccatcaccatcatcattatcatcttcatcatcatcatcatcaccatcatcatattcatcatcatcatcatcatcatcacacacacacacacacacacacacacacacacacacaaacacacacagtgtataaaatgtgtttgtgttaataTGGAGCCCTGAGGTCACTTAATTACAATCTCCATGACAACAGGAAATGACCTTCTCAAACCAATTACTGTGTCCTGTGTTTAAATGAAGAAATATGAAATCCTGCACAGCACAGAGGTCGTCATCATCTCCAACTCTGAGGAGAACAGAGTCTGATCCCTGCAGTCTGATTAAGACTCATACAACTGTTTAAAACTCTCACATTTGCACAAAATCATGCAGGAAGATGTGCTGATGTTGTAATAATACCATCTCATACTGTAACCGAGAAACGTTCAGCTGCTGAGACACtaaaacacaacaataatacacaccTGGATCACGGCAAGAGTGAAACACCTGAACGCCTGAACACCTGAACACCAAGTTCCACACCAGGGGGTTCATccacagtgtagtgtagagaatCTGCTAGTGCcagtggaggagcagcagtggggtggtgtgggcaCTTGGGCAGGTTTAACACAAGCTGCGTTTGGGATCATCTGCAGTGGATCTacagaggaggaagagatggAGTGGAGGTCACAACGGGGAAGTGAGATTTGATGGAAATTGGTTTGAGGTAGGATAGAAAAAATGATTGTAAAAGAAACCGGGTGATGATCAGAAATTTGTCAGAAAAGAGTCAGAAGACGAGATGAAGTTTTGTCAGATGagaggttgaagtcaccaagaagtGTCAGAGGGGAAAATCTCCAAGGGGACCAGGGGGGCGGTAGACGACGATGACGAAGAGATTGATTGGAGACGTAACTAAAACTGCATGGAATAAAAAGCAGACATGGTAAGACGAGACAAAGGGAGAAGTGCGAAACACCATCTCCTTGACAACAGTAAACCTGTACCACCACCTCAACCTGTTCCTCTTGGTGAGTCAGAGAAAGCAGAAGCAGACGATGGAGCAGCTGGTGTAGCTGTGCTCTGTGAGGAtgtccaggtctcagtgaggaCCAGGAAGTCAAAGAAATAGTGGGAATTCAAAGCTGTGAATAAGTCATGCTGAAGATTTGTCTGGTTTTAGGTCATGAATAAAGAAATCATGTCACGCAGGTCAGGAACGTGATACACCCTGTGGAAATGCTGGAGATTCACAGAGATATTTCCTAATCAATGGGTTATATATTTcctctcctgcagtgtgtgtgtgtgtgtgtgtgtgtgtgtgtgtgtgtgtgtgtatgagaccTGACTGTGGCCCAGTAGTTGATCATCAGATCTTTAATCCTCACAGATGTGACACTGAATTCAGATGTATATAAATGATTCAGGAGACGTGCTGAGGGTTCAAGAGACGAGCTGCAAGACTTCacctgtgatttatttattattcagcaaCACCAGAAAAAACCTTAATgagcaaccacacacacacacacacacacacacacacacacacacacacacacacacactttatatctcAGCTGATTAACATCAGATGACCAGGTAGAGTCTGATACCTGCACAGATCAGATAATGAAGGTGAAGGTTCTCAATTCAGTTCTGTTTAAGATCCTCATACActgcagactgtgtgtgtgtgtgtggttgcacGTGTGTTAGTATCGTGTGCAGTagaaaatgtctgtgtgtgtgtgtgtgtgtgtgtgtgtgagagagcgcgCGTTGTGTGCGCGCGCTCGGTGCGTAACGGCGGATCCGCTCGGTCTAGCGCGTTTGACTCTCATGCATATGTAAGAGTCTGTCCTCATCACTTAACCCGATTGGCCAGTGCAGAGCAGCTCGGCTCCTGATTGGCTGCATGTGTAATACCTTCGCTCTTTTTAGAAGATTTGGTGATTGTCAGTGAGGCGCGCTGTGAGGTCTGAGCTTCTGCTGCTCACCTACTGAGGGAACTTGGGCTGAGAGGTTCTCTAGGGTTCTGCTGTGTTTTTCCTCAgtgcaccagtgtgtgtgtgtgtgtgtgtgtgtgtgtgtgtgcgtgtgcgtgtgtgtttgggaaTGACCGTAGCTCCACTTGCGCTATGTAGACGCGTCGTTTTCGCTCCGCGCGCGCCGGATTTACCCTCAGGATGTTCTGTACCAAATTGAAGGAGCTGAACATTTCAGCCGAGTGTCCGTTTTCAGTGCTGGTTGGAAATGAAGATCcagaggaaagagatgagagagaaGATCCAGAGGAGAGCAGAGCTCACAGCTCACCGCACATCGCAAACGTCGCACCGAAACGCAAAACGAGTCGCAATAAAGTTAATCTGCATTCACTGGGAGAGAGCATCCGCAAACTGGTGTGTCCTGAGGTAAAGAACATTCCTCTACTCTCATCctctcattttctcatttactcatctactctcattcactctttcactcatctcactcttttactctctcacctactcttattcactcactcactcactcatactctcactcactcatccacttacatttactcactcatcctTTCATCCTCTCATCCTCGCACTCTCTGATCCTCTCACTCTTTCATTTACTAACATTCACTCATTTATCCACTCatcctctcactcactcatccactctcattcactcattctctcactctctcatccTCTTTTCCTCATGACTAATGCTGAGTCTTATGGTAAGTGTAAAAAGTCAAAAGTCTCATCCTCTCACTTACTCATCTACTTACATTCACTTACTCATcctctcatacactcactcactcactcatccactcacatCCACTCACATCcactctctcattcactctctcattcactTTCTCATCCActctca contains:
- the map9 gene encoding microtubule-associated protein 9 isoform X3, whose protein sequence is MKFRVETEVSRTHTLTHLHHRTANQNPLPAEGVNQNHPYLCIQRTAKGSPSLRVSSHLLRRPNCHKSSTVQMQNITSDHHTPVNGGLEATPPTPAPRQRAPPTAVSGRDENDGQTQTPSRIAAPSSVSKPCTSMSTFTSTSTFTSTFTSPSMSSQTAEDSGIDGRQNDVSVMVNTHSRSLEGAESSDFSVTEHEEHQEHQLTFEVSPGTSRSAVSRPGSSRKSRNTPSFNAEPRYLGTLKVLEQKFQETGLENADSLRATVYQDWRKKKEEKLQETFRAKKQEEKLKEEKKTEEEASKKAEAKASYEAWKEKKREALKEKIREKQEAARKLQKEMDEKKEKNETAKRIFEKWKREHDELLCKEHQKRAQTEYRLKENKVKEKEQRKRESSSSFAQWSARKKEVIEEKLKAERRQKEVKEIEEKYEKEEREKSALDMYEEWLKRKEFQQKQERREKQKKADAFQEATPPWSPPNRTIPFGK
- the map9 gene encoding microtubule-associated protein 9 isoform X2; the encoded protein is MAQEEFCSTLAFTKSPKTSKRTTFQDELEAAVSKRAVRNRASYLNFNIFNDDDDDDDDDVLKELLKTRRNKRDLFKASRTKTSINDFKLSDEEEEENIKPKKVSFLKSQRNANTLRSDTLRSDRSLFSHQSVNEVQSRDRSQQDSHSDSPAPQNSQSESPTCRRSQSESPLPLYSENSQRESISESGLEATPPTPAPRQRAPPTAVSGRDENDGQTQTPSRIAAPSSVSKPCTSMSTFTSTSTFTSTFTSPSMSSQTAEDSGIDGRQNDVSVMVNTHSRSLEGAESSDFSVTEHEEHQEHQLTFEVSPGTSRSAVSRPGSSRKSRNTPSFNAEPRYLGTLKVLEQKFQETGLENADSLRATVYQDWRKKKEEKLQETFRAKKQEEKLKEEKKTEEEASKKAEAKASYEAWKEKKREALKEKIREKQEAARKLQKEMDEKKEKNETAKRIFEKWKREHDELLCKEHQKRAQTEYRLKENKVKEKEQRKRESSSSFAQWSARKKEVIEEKLKAERRQKEVKEIEEKYEKEEREKSALDMYEEWLKRKEFQQKQERREKQKKADAFQEATPPWSPPNRTIPFGK
- the map9 gene encoding microtubule-associated protein 9 isoform X1: MAQEEFCSTLAFTKSPKTSKRTTFQDELEAAVSKRAVRNRASYLNFNIFNDDDDDDDDGDDDDVLKELLKTRRNKRDLFKASRTKTSINDFKLSDEEEEENIKPKKVSFLKSQRNANTLRSDTLRSDRSLFSHQSVNEVQSRDRSQQDSHSDSPAPQNSQSESPTCRRSQSESPLPLYSENSQRESISESGLEATPPTPAPRQRAPPTAVSGRDENDGQTQTPSRIAAPSSVSKPCTSMSTFTSTSTFTSTFTSPSMSSQTAEDSGIDGRQNDVSVMVNTHSRSLEGAESSDFSVTEHEEHQEHQLTFEVSPGTSRSAVSRPGSSRKSRNTPSFNAEPRYLGTLKVLEQKFQETGLENADSLRATVYQDWRKKKEEKLQETFRAKKQEEKLKEEKKTEEEASKKAEAKASYEAWKEKKREALKEKIREKQEAARKLQKEMDEKKEKNETAKRIFEKWKREHDELLCKEHQKRAQTEYRLKENKVKEKEQRKRESSSSFAQWSARKKEVIEEKLKAERRQKEVKEIEEKYEKEEREKSALDMYEEWLKRKEFQQKQERREKQKKADAFQEATPPWSPPNRTIPFGK